TGCCGGCCTGCGCCAGAAGCGCACGATACGGCTCGGCCTTCGCGTCGGCGCCCGCGCGATCGTAGATCTCCACCAGCGTGCCGGCCACCTTCCTCACCCGTTTGTCGTCGTCAGGCAGCGTCTTGCGCATGATGGTCATCGACTCGACGAGCAGCGGTTCCGCTTCGCCGTCGTTGCCGAGCCGATGGAGGAGATCCCCCAGGGTTTCGAGGGTGATCCCGAGGCGGGGGTGGTCCGGCTTGAGCAACTGGCGGTTGATCGCCAGCGCCTCGCGGAGGATGGGCTCGGCGCCGGCCAGGTCGCCCTGCTCCTTGAGCAGGTCGCCCAGGTTGTTCAGCGTCGCCGCGACAGAGGGATGCACGTCGCCGAAGACCTTGCGCTTGACGGCCAGCGATTCGAAGAAAAGGAGCCGGGCTTCGTCGTACTGGCCGATTTCTTTCAGCAGCGACGCCAGGTTGTGCTGGCCGACCGCCACCGCGGGATGTACATCGCCGTAAAAGGCCCGCTGCATCGCCAGGGAACGGCGATACAGCGGCTCCGCGGCGTCGTAGTCGCCTTTGGCCTTGAGCACCGCCGCCAGGTTATGCAGGCCGGCGGCGACATCGGGATGGTCGCTGCCCAGCGTCTGCTCCCGGATGGCGAGCGCCTCCCGGTAGAGGGGTTCCGCCTCGTCATACCGGCCGGTCTGTTGCAGGATCACGGCGAGGTTCGACATCGAGCCGGCGACATCCGGGTGCATGTCCCCCAGCGTGCGCCGGCGGATATCCAGTATCTGCCGGAAAAACGGCTCCGCCTCATCGTAGTTGCCCTGCTGATAGAGCAGCGTGGCGAGGTTGTTCAGATCCGTCGTCACCGCGAAGTCTTCGGAATCCAGCACGGCCTGGTGCAGCGCGAGCGCCTCGCGGTACAGCGATTCGGCCTCCTTGAAATCCCCCTTGTCGTGCAGGACCGTGGCGAGGGCGTTGATGCTCTCCGCGATGCCGGGGTCGCCGGGGGGCAGCAGGGCGCGCCGGAGGGCCACCGCCTCGACCAGCAGCGACTCGGCCGGCGCATAGTCGCCCGTCTCCTTGAACAGCAGGCCCAGCGACGTCTGGCTTTCGGCCAGGTCGATCCGGTTGTCGCCGGGCGTCTCCTGCCGGATGGCGAGCCCTTCCTCCATGAGCTGGCGGGCGACGTCGAACTGACCCAGCGATTTATATACGGCGCCGAGGACATTGAGCAGCTTGGCCTGCACCGCCGGCTGGCTCGCCAGCTCCTCGCGCACCTTGTCGGCCCCCTGGGCCAGAAAATCGCGGATGCGCAGCGTATCCCGCCGCGTCGAGGCCGTGGCGAACGGGTCCGGCGCCGTGAAGAGGTCTTCGAGGAATCCGGCGACCTGGACGGCCTTTTCGGCTTCGAGCCGCGCCCGGTCGCGCTCGATCGCCAGCTTATCCGCCTGGATCGACATGGCGACGCCGAACCCCAGGATCAGCGCGAAGACGCCGGCGACCGCCACGACGGCCGTCCGGTTGCGGCGGACGAACTTGCGCAGGCGATAGCCGGCCGTGTCCTTCTGCGCGGCGACGGGCCGGCCGCTGAGGTAGCGGCGGATATCCTGCGAAAACTGATCGACCGAGCCGTAGCGGCGATCCGGCTCCTTGCGCAGCGCCATCATCACGATGTTGTCCAGATCGCCCTGGAGCACGCGCTTGAGCCGGCTCAGCTCGGTGCGTCTCGCGCGGCTGAGCGCCTCGGGCGTCGTGGCGGGTTTCGCGCGGTCGGCTTCCGCGGCCTCCGTGACGGCGGTGCTGGGGCGGATCGGCGCCTCCTCGCAGATGGCCCGCTCGATCTCCGCCTGGACCCGTTTGCCGAGCCGGTACGGCCGCCGGCCGGTGAGGATCTCATACAGCAGCACGCCCAGCGCATACACATCGGTGGCCGTCGTAATCGCATCGCCCCGCACCTGTTCGGGGGCCGCGTATTCCGGCGTCATCAGCCGCACATGCGAGCGGGTGACCGCCACCGAGAAGTCCCACTCCGGATCGAGCAGCTTGGCGATACCGAAATCGAGGAGCTTGACCCGTCCGTCCTCCGTCACGAGGATGTTCGACGGCTTGAGATCCCGATGGACGACCAGGTTGGCGTGGGCGTACTGGACGGCGGCGCAGACGGTCCGGAACAGCCGCAGCCGATCGTCGATCGAGAGCATGCGCTTGTCGCAGAACTCGGTGATGGGGACGCCGTCCACGTACTGCATCACGAGATACGGCCGGCCCTCGCTGTCCATGCCGCCGTCGAGCAGCTGGGTGATGTTCGGATGGTTGAGCCGGGCAAGCACCTGGCGTTCCACCCGGAAACGGGCGATGAGCTCGCTGTTCCGGTACCCCGGCCGGATGAGCTTGAGCGCCACCTGCTGATCGTACTGGTCGTCGTCGCGCCGCGCGAGGTAGACGTCCCCCATGCCGCCCTCGCCGATCAGCTTTTCCAGCCGATACGGGCCGATGTGGGCGCCCGTGAGATCGGTCACCCGATCGTCGTCGCCCTCGTCGGACAGCAGCCGGCTTTCCAGGGCCAGCGCCATGCCGTCTTCCTCGGCCGCGAGCATCGACGCGAGCTCCTGGCGCAGCTCCGGGTCGTCGGCGCAGGCGTCATCCAGAAACGCGGCGCGCTCGGCCGGGTCACGCTCCTGCGCTGCGAAAAAAAGCTGTTCGAGCCTGTTCCAACGATGCGGATCCATGGCGTCAACGGTGTGGTGTGGAGGGGGATGTACTCTTCTGGCGACATCGCCGGCCGGGAGTGGACAAGGGGAGTTCAAGGATCAAGGATCGAGGGTTAAGGTGGGTACTCCATTGAACCTGCTACCTCGATCATTGAGCCTGTAGGTCCGCCCCCCGATGCACAACATCGGGGGGCGGACCTACAGCGAGATCTCCCCCGCGATCTCCTTGCGGAGCCAGGCGCGCGCGAACATCCATACGCGCTGGACGCTCCGTTTCGAGATCCCCATGGCGTCCGCGGTTTCGTCGAGCGTGAGGCCGCCGAAGAACCGGTACTGGACGACATCCGCGGCGCGCTCGTCCGACAGCCGGAGGCGTTCCAGCGCGGCGTCCAGCACGAGCACTTCCTCCGCCTCTCGATCCGACAGGAAGGCCGATACGTCGTCGAGCGGCACCGGCGCCTGGCCCCCGCCCCGCTTGAGGCGGTTGCGGGTGCGGGCGTAGTCGACGAGGATGTTGCGCATGATCCGGCTCGCGACGGCCATGAAGTCGTTGCGGTCGTCGAGGTCGAGCAGACGATGGTCGACCAGCTTGAGGTAGACCTCGTTCACCAGCGCCGTGGCGCCCAGGGTATGGCTGGGCCGTTCCCGGCGCAGACGCATCCGGGCGATCTCGTGGAGTTGGTCGTACATCACCGGCATCATGTCGTCGAGGGCGGACGCATCGCCCTGACGCAGCCGGCGCAGACAGTTCGTCACGATTCCAGGTTCGTGCATCTCAGGGATCCGGATAAGTGGGCGGATACTCCCGGTTGAAAGATACATTATTTGCGGGATCGAACGCACAATCCCGTCATGACCTCGCGTCAGGCGATCCGCCATGGACTGGCCACATCCGTCGATTCCTGTCGCCAGTGGATAGAAAGAGCCTGCACGGGCTCTGGTATTCCGATCCACGATCCCATACGCGTCATGTCCCATCACCTTCGATTACTGAGCATCGTATCGCTCGTGCTTTTCGCGCTCACGCCGGCAACACTTCTCGGTCAGGCGCCGGCCTACGCCCAGTTGATTCCCTCCAACACGAACGCCGACCAGGATTACGGCTATTCCGTTGGCCTCGACGGCGACGTGGCGGTCGTCGGAGCGTTCCGCGATGGGGCTTCCGTGCCCCTGGAGGCCGGCGCCGCCTACGTGTACCGGTATGGCAACGGCGTCTGGTCCGAGGAGGCTCGGTTGCGGGCGACCACGCCAACCAACCTCAACTGGTTCGGCTGGAGCGTAGCCGTTTCCGGCGACGCCATCCTGGTCGGCGAGCGTTTCGGCGACGAGGCCGGCACAAACTCCGGCGACGTGTATGTCTTCCGGCATGGGGCCGGCGGATGGGCACAAGAAGCCGTGTTGACGTCCCCAACGGCATCGAGCGGCGAAGATTTCAGCTACGCGGTGGCGCTCTCCGGCGACATCGCCGTCGTGGGCGCCCCAGCGGCCGATGCGACGGGACAGGTGTTCGTCTACCGGCACAGCAACGGCAGCTGGAGCTACGAGGCGACACTGACGGCGTCCGACGCCTCGCCTCAGGCCATGTTCGGGTATTCGGTGGCGATCGACGGGCGCCGCATCGTGGTGGGCGCCCTCAGCGCGCCGGACGGCATTTCGAACCAGGCCGGCAAGGTGTACATCTACGAATCCATCGACGGGCAATGGCGCGAACGCGCTGATCTGTTCGCGGAGGACTCCAACAACCTCGCGGGGCTCGGCGTCTCGGTGGGGATCAAGGGCGACTGGGTGGTCGCCGGCGCCGCGCTAAACAACGAGCTGGGCGGCGGCGCCGGCGCCGCGTACGTGTACCACTACGATCTCGGGGTATGGTCCTTTCACAGCAAGCTGACCGCCCTGGCCGGCCAGGGATTTTTCCTGTTCGGCTCCAGCGTGGCGATCACCGAGGGCCAGATCATGGTCGGCGCCGATAACTGGTTTGCGTCTGGCGAGGGAAGCACCGGCAAGACCTACCTCTTCGACTACGACGGCACGACGGACGTCTGGACCGAGAGCGCCGGCTTCGTGCCGGACGAGGCGACGGTGGGCGGCAAATACGGTCACGCCGTCGCTATCGACGATGGGGTGATGCTGGCCGGCGCGCCCGACAACGACGGGACGCTCGACGCCCAGGGCGCCGCGTTCATCATCGGCGTACCGAACGTCCCGACGGCCATCGAGGACGCGCTGCCCGCCCCTGCCTTCCGCATCGAAGCGCCCTACCCCAACCCCTTCAGCAGCGAGACCTCGTTCACGATCACACCGGCGGATGACGGGCCGGTTCGGGCGCGCCTCTTCGACCTGCTCGGCCGCGAAGTGCGCTCCGTCTACGACGGCCGGCTGCCGGCCGGCTCGCCCGCCACGTTCCGCATCGATGCCGGCGAGCTGCCGGCGGGGGTCTACCTGCTCCGTATCGAGGGCGGACGGGGCTCCGAAACACACAAACTCGTCCGCACGCATTGAGTCCCGGCACGTCGCCGGAGCGCCGGCGACGTGCCATCCATCCTTCACCTGACGGCACATCCCCATGGCGTTTACATCTTCCAGCAAACGCGGTCTCGACACCCGTTTCCCGATTCTCCTCTTCACATTCTGGTGCCTGGTACAGGCGCCCCAGCCCGCCGCGGCACAGGCCCTGTTCGAAGTCAACACGACAGGGTCCGCCCGCGACCTCGTGCCCGGCGACGGCATGTGCCTGACCTTTCTCGGGCGATGTTCGCTGCGCGCCGCCATCGAGGAAGCCAACGCGACCCCAAATGGCGCCTCACCGGACGTCATCCGGTTTACCGGCATCCCCGTAACCGGCGGCCTTGCTGTGATCAGCCTGGCCGGCGACGGGTTGCCGGCTATCACCGACGCCGTGGTCATCGACGGCACAACGGCGGCCGGCGAGGTCGTGCTCGATGGCACGTCGGTCACGTCGCCCGGCGAGGCGCTGACAGCCTCGGGGCTGGTGCTCGATGCCGGCTCGGAGGGCAGCACGGTGCGCGGGCTCACCGTCGGGAAGTTTCCCTGGTTCGGAATCCTGCTGCGGAGCGACAACCACGTGATCGTTGAAAATCGGGTGGGCGTACGAGGCGACCGAACCGACATCGGCAACGGCAAGGCCGGCGTGTATCTCGCCAGCGACAACAACATCGTGGGCCGGGCCGGCGAAGGCAACGTGATCGGGTTTAACGGCTCCGCCGGCATCCATCTGCTCAACGCCCAAAACAACACGATCCGGGGCAACTATATCGGCACGGACGATACGGGGTTCGCGATGGGCAACTATCACCTGAACGGGTTCGAGTTTGCCGGCGGGATCACCGTCAATGCTGACAGCAACATCATCGGCGGCCCGATGCCAGGGATGGGCAATATCATCGGGTTCAACAACAGATCGGGGATTTATGTCGATGGCGTCGGCAACAAGATCCGCGGCAACTACATCGGCGCGGACACATCCGGGAGGAATATCGCAAATACGTTTCGCGGCA
This sequence is a window from Rhodothermales bacterium. Protein-coding genes within it:
- a CDS encoding serine/threonine-protein kinase, whose product is MDPHRWNRLEQLFFAAQERDPAERAAFLDDACADDPELRQELASMLAAEEDGMALALESRLLSDEGDDDRVTDLTGAHIGPYRLEKLIGEGGMGDVYLARRDDDQYDQQVALKLIRPGYRNSELIARFRVERQVLARLNHPNITQLLDGGMDSEGRPYLVMQYVDGVPITEFCDKRMLSIDDRLRLFRTVCAAVQYAHANLVVHRDLKPSNILVTEDGRVKLLDFGIAKLLDPEWDFSVAVTRSHVRLMTPEYAAPEQVRGDAITTATDVYALGVLLYEILTGRRPYRLGKRVQAEIERAICEEAPIRPSTAVTEAAEADRAKPATTPEALSRARRTELSRLKRVLQGDLDNIVMMALRKEPDRRYGSVDQFSQDIRRYLSGRPVAAQKDTAGYRLRKFVRRNRTAVVAVAGVFALILGFGVAMSIQADKLAIERDRARLEAEKAVQVAGFLEDLFTAPDPFATASTRRDTLRIRDFLAQGADKVREELASQPAVQAKLLNVLGAVYKSLGQFDVARQLMEEGLAIRQETPGDNRIDLAESQTSLGLLFKETGDYAPAESLLVEAVALRRALLPPGDPGIAESINALATVLHDKGDFKEAESLYREALALHQAVLDSEDFAVTTDLNNLATLLYQQGNYDEAEPFFRQILDIRRRTLGDMHPDVAGSMSNLAVILQQTGRYDEAEPLYREALAIREQTLGSDHPDVAAGLHNLAAVLKAKGDYDAAEPLYRRSLAMQRAFYGDVHPAVAVGQHNLASLLKEIGQYDEARLLFFESLAVKRKVFGDVHPSVAATLNNLGDLLKEQGDLAGAEPILREALAINRQLLKPDHPRLGITLETLGDLLHRLGNDGEAEPLLVESMTIMRKTLPDDDKRVRKVAGTLVEIYDRAGADAKAEPYRALLAQAGTNG
- a CDS encoding ECF-type sigma factor; protein product: MHEPGIVTNCLRRLRQGDASALDDMMPVMYDQLHEIARMRLRRERPSHTLGATALVNEVYLKLVDHRLLDLDDRNDFMAVASRIMRNILVDYARTRNRLKRGGGQAPVPLDDVSAFLSDREAEEVLVLDAALERLRLSDERAADVVQYRFFGGLTLDETADAMGISKRSVQRVWMFARAWLRKEIAGEISL
- a CDS encoding T9SS type A sorting domain-containing protein: MSHHLRLLSIVSLVLFALTPATLLGQAPAYAQLIPSNTNADQDYGYSVGLDGDVAVVGAFRDGASVPLEAGAAYVYRYGNGVWSEEARLRATTPTNLNWFGWSVAVSGDAILVGERFGDEAGTNSGDVYVFRHGAGGWAQEAVLTSPTASSGEDFSYAVALSGDIAVVGAPAADATGQVFVYRHSNGSWSYEATLTASDASPQAMFGYSVAIDGRRIVVGALSAPDGISNQAGKVYIYESIDGQWRERADLFAEDSNNLAGLGVSVGIKGDWVVAGAALNNELGGGAGAAYVYHYDLGVWSFHSKLTALAGQGFFLFGSSVAITEGQIMVGADNWFASGEGSTGKTYLFDYDGTTDVWTESAGFVPDEATVGGKYGHAVAIDDGVMLAGAPDNDGTLDAQGAAFIIGVPNVPTAIEDALPAPAFRIEAPYPNPFSSETSFTITPADDGPVRARLFDLLGREVRSVYDGRLPAGSPATFRIDAGELPAGVYLLRIEGGRGSETHKLVRTH